In one window of Nakamurella sp. PAMC28650 DNA:
- a CDS encoding ABC transporter permease → MTEVSSPDAVSSLDRPARRGPLLVLEYLLLVWRRSLVSSLLSAVGTPLLYLLALGFGLGKLVNAGPGAASLGGVSYVHYLAPALVTAAALQAGTGEAAYPSFSRFKWTKVFWGMTASPIAPEQVADGQVLFFTVRLLVNSGLYYLVLLAFGAGGGWAGPLVVPVAVLTGLSFCVWVLALSATVRDEGTAFNIVFRFVVIPMTLFSGSFFPIDRLPVVVRPLAWISPLWHGNELARAAVLGRGTALADLGHLLFLLSLTAAGLLVARRSFRVRLIE, encoded by the coding sequence ATGACCGAAGTCTCCTCTCCGGACGCGGTGTCGTCCCTCGACCGGCCCGCTCGCCGCGGCCCGTTGCTCGTGCTGGAATACCTCCTCCTGGTCTGGCGTCGATCGCTCGTCTCGTCCCTGCTCTCCGCAGTCGGCACCCCGTTGCTGTACCTGTTGGCCCTGGGATTCGGGCTGGGGAAGCTGGTGAATGCCGGGCCGGGGGCCGCCTCGCTCGGTGGAGTCAGCTACGTGCACTACCTGGCGCCGGCGCTGGTCACCGCTGCGGCGCTGCAGGCGGGCACCGGCGAGGCGGCATACCCCTCCTTCTCGAGATTCAAGTGGACCAAGGTCTTCTGGGGCATGACGGCGTCGCCCATCGCGCCGGAACAGGTCGCCGACGGGCAGGTGCTGTTCTTCACCGTCCGGCTGCTGGTCAACTCCGGCCTCTACTACCTGGTGCTGCTGGCCTTCGGTGCCGGCGGGGGATGGGCCGGCCCCCTGGTGGTCCCGGTGGCCGTCCTGACCGGTCTGTCCTTCTGCGTGTGGGTGCTCGCACTGTCGGCGACGGTCCGGGACGAGGGCACGGCCTTCAACATCGTGTTCCGGTTCGTGGTCATCCCGATGACGCTCTTCTCCGGCTCGTTCTTCCCGATCGACCGACTTCCGGTGGTCGTCCGCCCGCTGGCGTGGATCTCGCCGCTGTGGCACGGGAACGAACTGGCCAGGGCCGCAGTGCTGGGACGGGGGACTGCGTTGGCGGACCTGGGCCATCTGTTGTTCCTGCTGTCGCTGACCGCCGCAGGCCTGCTCGTCGCCAGGCGGAGCTTCCGGGTCAGGCTGATCGAATGA
- a CDS encoding ABC transporter ATP-binding protein — protein sequence MIEAVGLGKSFTVKGGPLVEAVRGIDLRVPRGEAFGFLGPNGAGKSSTMRMIACVSPRTSGDLRILGLDPSRDGVRIRARLGVVPQQDNLDEELSVRENLYIYGRYFGIGKKDCWAKADDLLEFAQLQDKAGAKVDSLSGGMKRRLTIARSLMNDPELLLLDEPTTGLDPQARHVLWDRLFRLKQQGVTLILTTHYMDEAEQLCDRLVVMDAGRIAAEGSPAALIERHCTREVLELRFAAGDQRAAEPLVGSLVERVEVLPDRLLLYTADGENTLDAVLGRGVRPVSTLVRRSTLEDVFLRLTGRSLVD from the coding sequence ATGATCGAAGCGGTCGGGCTCGGCAAGTCGTTCACCGTCAAGGGTGGACCGCTGGTCGAGGCCGTGCGGGGGATCGACCTCCGGGTCCCGCGCGGAGAGGCGTTCGGCTTTCTCGGTCCGAACGGGGCCGGAAAGTCCTCGACCATGAGGATGATCGCTTGCGTTTCGCCGCGAACCTCCGGCGATCTACGGATCCTCGGACTCGACCCTTCCAGGGACGGCGTCCGGATCCGGGCCAGGCTGGGCGTCGTGCCGCAGCAGGACAATCTCGACGAGGAGCTCTCGGTCCGCGAGAACCTGTACATCTACGGCCGCTACTTCGGCATCGGGAAGAAGGACTGCTGGGCGAAGGCCGATGATCTGCTCGAGTTCGCCCAACTGCAGGACAAAGCCGGGGCCAAGGTGGATTCGCTGTCCGGTGGGATGAAGCGGCGGCTCACCATCGCCCGGTCGCTGATGAACGACCCGGAACTCCTGCTGCTCGACGAACCCACCACCGGGCTCGATCCGCAGGCCCGACATGTTCTGTGGGACAGGCTGTTCCGGCTCAAGCAGCAGGGGGTCACGCTGATCCTGACGACGCACTACATGGACGAGGCCGAGCAGCTGTGCGATCGCCTCGTGGTGATGGACGCCGGGCGGATCGCCGCGGAGGGATCGCCGGCCGCACTCATCGAGCGGCACTGCACCCGCGAAGTGCTAGAGCTCAGGTTCGCCGCCGGCGACCAGCGGGCTGCCGAACCGCTGGTCGGTTCCCTGGTCGAACGCGTCGAGGTGTTGCCGGACCGTCTGCTGCTCTACACGGCCGACGGCGAGAACACCCTGGACGCCGTGCTCGGCCGAGGTGTCCGCCCGGTGTCGACCCTGGTCCGTCGCTCTACCCTGGAAGACGTGTTCCTGCGACTGACCGGGCGGAGTCTGGTCGACTGA
- a CDS encoding GNAT family N-acetyltransferase: MTEHPLFQRRQAETTGPVDVRRVGPGTSMASDNAFALALLNLWERVSEAGGAVGFTVPVDRSAVGAAVSVVIDDLRSGRAFAFAATRGRDIVGFAMVRPGKQTTAHTGRISQVMVDPGVQRSGAGTRLVQAVIRLAGELGLERIRLGVRDGTGLDGFYRRLGFVEAGRLPAWIRVAPDDDRDEVLMVLEIPRRTEPDRT; the protein is encoded by the coding sequence GTGACCGAACATCCGCTCTTCCAGCGGCGACAGGCGGAAACCACCGGTCCGGTCGACGTGCGCCGGGTCGGGCCCGGAACGTCCATGGCCTCCGACAACGCCTTCGCCCTGGCGCTGCTCAACCTGTGGGAACGAGTCTCGGAGGCCGGCGGCGCGGTGGGGTTCACGGTGCCGGTCGACCGGTCGGCGGTGGGAGCTGCGGTGTCGGTGGTGATCGACGACCTGCGCTCCGGGCGAGCCTTCGCCTTTGCCGCGACCCGCGGGCGGGACATCGTCGGGTTCGCGATGGTGCGGCCCGGAAAGCAGACCACGGCGCACACCGGTCGGATCAGCCAGGTGATGGTCGATCCGGGAGTCCAACGATCCGGTGCCGGTACCCGCCTGGTGCAGGCCGTCATCAGGCTGGCCGGTGAGCTCGGGCTGGAGAGAATCCGGCTGGGCGTGCGTGACGGAACCGGGCTGGACGGGTTCTACCGACGGCTGGGCTTCGTCGAGGCCGGCCGTCTGCCGGCATGGATCAGGGTGGCCCCCGATGACGACCGCGACGAGGTACTCATGGTGCTGGAGATCCCACGCCGAACCGAACCCGACCGGACCTAG
- the ndk gene encoding nucleoside-diphosphate kinase: MSERTLVLVKPDGVARSLVGEVISRIERKGLGLVALEMRTVSEETAKAHYAEHAERPFFPSLIEFITSGPVVAMVVVGDRAIPAFRQLAGGTDPVDKATPGTIRGDFGLQTQFNLVHGSDSPSSAEREIGLWFPRL, translated from the coding sequence GTGTCCGAACGCACCCTGGTCCTGGTCAAGCCCGATGGGGTCGCCCGCTCGCTGGTCGGCGAAGTCATCTCCCGAATCGAGCGCAAGGGCCTCGGGCTGGTTGCCCTGGAGATGCGGACGGTCAGCGAGGAGACCGCGAAGGCCCACTATGCCGAGCATGCGGAGCGGCCGTTCTTCCCGTCCCTGATCGAATTCATCACGTCCGGCCCGGTGGTGGCCATGGTCGTGGTGGGGGATCGTGCGATTCCGGCGTTCCGTCAGCTGGCCGGCGGCACCGACCCGGTCGACAAGGCGACCCCCGGAACGATCCGGGGCGACTTCGGTCTGCAGACCCAGTTCAACCTGGTGCACGGGTCCGACTCGCCGTCCTCCGCCGAGCGTGAGATCGGCCTCTGGTTCCCCCGCCTGTGA
- a CDS encoding DUF4233 domain-containing protein — MTEPIEPGAEQSTGPAPAPTTRPYDPERGLRGVMSATLILEALVVLLAIPVARNTGSGTSALGVILICLLAVALILACKYVTRPWFVPAALGLQGLMIIGWLITPSLGVMGIVFGLVWALVIWFRNEFRRRLAAGTLPAPTPPA, encoded by the coding sequence ATGACAGAACCGATCGAGCCGGGAGCCGAGCAGTCGACGGGACCGGCTCCCGCTCCGACCACGCGTCCCTACGACCCCGAACGCGGACTGCGCGGCGTGATGTCGGCGACCCTGATCCTCGAGGCGCTGGTGGTGCTGCTGGCCATCCCGGTCGCCCGGAACACTGGTTCCGGCACCAGCGCGCTGGGCGTGATCCTGATCTGTCTGCTGGCCGTCGCGCTCATCCTGGCCTGCAAGTACGTGACGCGCCCCTGGTTCGTCCCGGCGGCTCTCGGACTACAGGGGCTGATGATCATCGGTTGGCTGATCACCCCGTCGCTGGGCGTGATGGGGATCGTGTTCGGGTTGGTGTGGGCCCTGGTCATCTGGTTCCGCAACGAGTTCCGCCGGCGCCTTGCGGCCGGTACCCTTCCTGCGCCCACCCCACCTGCCTGA
- a CDS encoding folylpolyglutamate synthase/dihydrofolate synthase family protein has product MIVPDSPPLTLAAVEDLMNARRPETQISPTTARMVALMDLIGNPQRAYPVIQVAGTNGKTSTARMIDALVTRVGLRTGRFISPHLQSVTERISLDGEPIDPELYVSIYSDIAPYVDLVDAASMQDGGIALSKFEILTAMAFAAFADAPVDVAIIEVGLGGTWDSTNVADAKIAVVTPIGLDHQDFLGNTVAEIASVKAGIIKSDAVAIIARQQPEAMDSLLRRTVEMDVAVARQGSEFDVLERSFAVGGQRLSLQGLGGVYDDIFLPLAGEHQAENASVALAAVEAFFGAGAGRQLDVAAIQDGFAAASSPGRLERVRTSPTILIDAAHNPDGAAALAKALAAEFSFARLVGVIAVMADKDVAGILTALADSFDEVVVTVNSSPRSMPVADLADLAVEIFGEEKVHTADRMDHAIALAVDLAEGAAEPGEGAAGSGVVITGSVVSAGDGRALAGLRPA; this is encoded by the coding sequence ATGATCGTGCCCGATTCGCCGCCCCTGACGCTGGCCGCCGTCGAGGATCTGATGAACGCCCGTCGCCCTGAGACGCAGATCTCCCCGACGACGGCGCGGATGGTCGCGTTGATGGACCTCATCGGCAACCCGCAGCGGGCCTACCCGGTGATCCAGGTGGCCGGCACCAACGGCAAGACCTCGACCGCCAGGATGATCGATGCGCTGGTGACGCGGGTCGGACTGCGGACCGGTCGGTTCATCTCGCCGCATCTGCAGTCGGTCACCGAACGGATCAGCCTCGATGGCGAGCCGATCGATCCCGAGCTGTACGTCTCCATCTACAGCGACATCGCGCCCTACGTCGATCTCGTCGACGCGGCCAGCATGCAGGACGGCGGGATCGCGCTCTCGAAGTTCGAGATCCTGACGGCCATGGCGTTCGCCGCGTTCGCCGACGCGCCGGTGGACGTGGCGATCATCGAGGTGGGGCTCGGCGGGACCTGGGACTCGACCAACGTCGCCGACGCCAAGATCGCGGTGGTGACGCCGATCGGGCTCGACCACCAGGACTTCCTGGGCAACACGGTGGCCGAGATCGCCTCCGTCAAGGCCGGGATCATCAAGTCCGATGCGGTCGCCATCATCGCCCGTCAGCAGCCGGAGGCGATGGACTCGCTCCTGCGCCGGACGGTCGAGATGGACGTGGCGGTGGCCCGTCAGGGGAGCGAGTTCGATGTCCTGGAGCGGTCTTTCGCCGTCGGCGGCCAACGTCTGAGCCTGCAGGGACTCGGCGGCGTGTACGACGACATCTTCCTTCCGCTCGCGGGGGAGCACCAGGCGGAGAACGCCAGCGTGGCGCTGGCCGCGGTCGAGGCGTTCTTCGGTGCCGGAGCCGGACGGCAGCTGGACGTGGCTGCGATCCAGGACGGTTTCGCGGCCGCATCCTCGCCGGGCCGGCTGGAACGTGTCCGGACCTCGCCGACGATCCTGATCGACGCGGCCCACAACCCGGACGGGGCAGCCGCGCTGGCCAAGGCGCTGGCCGCCGAGTTCTCCTTCGCGAGGCTGGTCGGCGTGATCGCGGTGATGGCCGACAAGGATGTCGCCGGGATTCTGACGGCGTTGGCCGACTCGTTCGACGAGGTGGTGGTGACCGTGAATTCCTCACCGAGATCGATGCCGGTGGCCGATCTCGCCGACCTCGCCGTCGAGATCTTCGGCGAGGAGAAGGTGCACACGGCCGACCGGATGGACCATGCGATCGCGCTGGCCGTCGACCTCGCCGAGGGCGCGGCCGAACCGGGCGAGGGTGCCGCCGGTAGCGGTGTGGTGATCACCGGATCGGTCGTCTCCGCCGGAGACGGACGCGCGCTCGCAGGATTGAGGCCGGCATGA
- a CDS encoding valine--tRNA ligase, protein MNATPADLSTPPGAPGLPSHYDAAAVEVPLYQRWLAAGYFHADEQKVLSGERRPFSIVLPPPNVTGDLHIGHALDHTLQDILARWHRMSGDEVLWMPGMDHAGIATQNVVEKQLALDGKTRHDFGRELFVEKVWDWKRDSGGAILGQMKRLGDSVDWSRERFTLDDGLSASVQTIFKKMFDDGLIYRAERIINWCPGCLTALSDIEVDHFDDEGELVSIRYGDGETAIVVATTRVETMLGDTGIAVHPDDERYAHLVGTTVELPLVGRQIPIVADEHVDPAFGTGAVKATPAHDPNDFEIGRRHHLPAITILTEQADIVGTGTPFDGMNRFEARSAVKEALRGEGRIVGEKKPYLHAVGHCSRSGDVVEPRLSLQWFVDVAPLAKSAGEAVREGRTRIHPPELAPRFFDWVDNMHDWTISRQLWWGHRIPVFYGPDGEIRCVGPDDEPPGEGWVQDPDVLDTWFSSGLWPFSTMGWPEQSDTLRAFYPTSVLVTGYDILFFWVARMMMFGTYLGGTGDLPPVPFETVALHGLVRDQLGKKMSKSKGNGVDPLAWIEKFGADAVRFTLARGANPGADQAIAEDWVGGSAKFCTKLFNATRFAMMNGAVLPEDALSADDLTPADRWVLDRLDSVITETGALLVDFQFGKAAEGLYHFAWDEVCDWYLELAKVQISSSADSSADPEHRLRTTKAVLGTVLDGLLKLLHPFVPFVTETLWTALTVGESLVIAPWPVASGRPADPAAAGWVADIKILTSEVRRFRSDQGLDPKRKVPARLVGGDAGVNAFAAALTRLTTAGEDFAATASIEAALAGGSVHVELDTSTAVDVPAEIARLEKDLAVAAKEIVDTAAKLANDSFMGKAPAPVVDKIRARAAKAAADVDRLTRRLGELKGGTA, encoded by the coding sequence GTGAACGCAACGCCCGCCGACCTGTCTACGCCGCCCGGTGCACCCGGCCTCCCGTCCCACTACGACGCGGCCGCGGTCGAGGTACCGCTCTACCAGCGGTGGCTCGCGGCAGGCTACTTCCACGCGGACGAGCAGAAGGTGCTCTCCGGTGAGCGCAGGCCATTCTCGATCGTCCTGCCGCCGCCGAACGTCACCGGCGACCTGCACATCGGGCACGCTCTGGACCACACATTGCAGGACATCCTGGCGCGCTGGCACCGGATGTCCGGCGACGAGGTGCTGTGGATGCCCGGCATGGACCATGCCGGGATCGCCACCCAGAACGTGGTGGAGAAGCAACTGGCCCTCGACGGCAAGACCCGCCACGACTTCGGCCGAGAGTTGTTCGTGGAGAAGGTGTGGGACTGGAAGCGGGATTCCGGTGGGGCGATCCTGGGTCAGATGAAGCGCCTCGGCGACTCCGTCGACTGGAGCCGCGAGCGGTTCACCCTGGACGACGGCCTGTCCGCGTCGGTCCAGACCATCTTCAAGAAGATGTTCGACGACGGCCTGATCTACCGGGCCGAACGGATCATCAACTGGTGCCCGGGGTGCCTGACGGCGCTCTCGGACATCGAGGTCGACCACTTCGACGACGAGGGCGAACTGGTCTCGATCCGGTACGGCGACGGGGAGACCGCGATCGTGGTGGCGACCACCCGGGTGGAGACCATGCTGGGCGACACCGGGATTGCGGTGCACCCGGACGACGAGCGCTACGCCCACCTGGTCGGGACCACGGTGGAACTGCCGCTCGTCGGCCGACAGATCCCGATCGTCGCCGACGAGCACGTCGATCCGGCGTTCGGCACCGGCGCGGTCAAGGCGACCCCGGCGCACGACCCCAACGACTTCGAGATCGGCCGCCGACACCACCTGCCGGCCATCACCATCCTCACCGAACAGGCCGACATCGTCGGCACCGGTACGCCTTTCGACGGCATGAACCGATTCGAGGCGCGCTCGGCGGTCAAAGAGGCACTGCGCGGAGAAGGTCGGATCGTCGGCGAGAAGAAGCCGTACCTGCACGCCGTCGGGCACTGTTCGCGCTCGGGTGACGTGGTCGAGCCACGGCTGAGCCTGCAGTGGTTCGTCGACGTGGCCCCACTCGCCAAGTCGGCCGGCGAGGCCGTCCGGGAGGGCCGGACCAGGATCCATCCGCCGGAGTTGGCGCCGCGGTTCTTCGACTGGGTCGACAACATGCACGACTGGACCATCTCCCGCCAGCTGTGGTGGGGTCACCGCATCCCGGTGTTCTACGGGCCCGACGGCGAGATCCGTTGCGTCGGGCCGGACGACGAACCGCCGGGCGAGGGCTGGGTGCAGGACCCGGACGTGCTCGACACCTGGTTCTCCTCGGGGCTCTGGCCGTTCTCGACCATGGGCTGGCCGGAGCAGTCGGATACCCTGCGGGCGTTCTACCCGACGTCGGTGCTGGTCACCGGGTACGACATCCTGTTCTTCTGGGTGGCCAGGATGATGATGTTCGGCACCTACCTCGGCGGCACCGGGGACCTACCCCCGGTCCCCTTCGAAACCGTTGCGCTGCACGGTCTCGTCCGGGATCAGTTGGGCAAGAAGATGTCCAAGTCCAAGGGCAACGGCGTCGACCCACTGGCCTGGATCGAGAAGTTCGGAGCCGACGCCGTCCGGTTCACGCTGGCCCGCGGTGCGAACCCGGGGGCGGATCAGGCGATCGCGGAGGACTGGGTCGGCGGCTCGGCGAAGTTCTGCACGAAGCTGTTCAACGCCACCAGGTTCGCGATGATGAACGGTGCGGTGCTGCCGGAGGATGCCCTGAGCGCCGATGACCTGACACCGGCGGACCGCTGGGTGCTCGACCGACTCGACTCGGTGATCACCGAGACCGGCGCCCTGCTGGTGGATTTCCAGTTCGGCAAGGCGGCCGAGGGTCTCTACCACTTCGCGTGGGACGAGGTCTGCGACTGGTACCTGGAACTGGCGAAGGTGCAGATCTCCTCCAGTGCGGACAGTTCCGCGGATCCCGAGCACCGCCTCCGGACGACGAAGGCGGTGCTCGGCACCGTCCTGGACGGCCTGCTGAAGTTGTTGCACCCGTTCGTCCCGTTCGTCACCGAGACGCTGTGGACAGCGCTGACCGTGGGCGAGTCCCTCGTCATCGCGCCGTGGCCGGTGGCCTCCGGACGCCCGGCGGATCCGGCCGCTGCCGGCTGGGTCGCCGACATCAAGATCCTGACCTCGGAGGTGCGGCGCTTCCGGTCCGATCAGGGGCTCGACCCCAAGCGCAAGGTGCCGGCCCGGCTGGTCGGCGGCGATGCAGGGGTGAACGCCTTCGCTGCCGCCCTGACCAGGCTGACCACGGCCGGCGAGGACTTCGCCGCCACCGCGTCGATCGAGGCTGCACTGGCCGGTGGATCGGTCCACGTGGAACTGGACACCTCGACCGCGGTGGACGTCCCGGCCGAGATCGCCCGGCTGGAGAAGGATCTCGCCGTCGCAGCGAAGGAGATCGTCGACACCGCCGCCAAGCTGGCCAACGACTCCTTCATGGGCAAGGCGCCTGCTCCGGTGGTCGACAAGATCAGGGCCAGGGCGGCGAAGGCGGCCGCGGATGTCGACCGGCTGACCAGACGGCTGGGCGAACTGAAGGGCGGCACAGCATGA
- a CDS encoding acyl-CoA dehydrogenase family protein, producing the protein MADFSDPAEYADLRAAVREITAAHGPAEFAEHGRTSTPQSGLWSDLGKAGFIGINVPTEYGGGGAGMSELAVVAEESAAAGCPLLLLLVSSAIGVEVIARHGSAAQKQEWLTQLSDGSVKMAFAITEPDAGSNSHRITTTAVRDGDDYLISGSKYYISGVDESAAILTVVRTGVDEITGKARMSLFIVPTDAPGLTANVLPVAAQIPDKQFTVFFDQVRVPASALIGAEGEGLRPLFDGLNPERIATAALCVGIGRYAVEVAAAYAKTRDVWGTPIGSHQGVSHPLARAKIAVEVAALMTAKAAWQHDRGLPAGEASNMAKFAASEAAIAAVDAAIQTHGGNGLSVEYGLVPLWGMARLLRIAPVNSEMVLNYVAQHTLGLPRSY; encoded by the coding sequence ATGGCCGACTTCTCCGACCCCGCCGAGTACGCCGACCTGCGCGCGGCCGTTCGCGAGATCACCGCAGCGCACGGTCCCGCCGAATTCGCCGAGCACGGCCGTACCTCGACGCCCCAGTCCGGCCTGTGGTCCGACCTGGGCAAAGCCGGCTTCATCGGCATCAACGTGCCGACCGAGTACGGCGGTGGCGGTGCCGGGATGAGCGAGCTCGCGGTGGTCGCCGAGGAGTCGGCCGCAGCCGGCTGTCCGCTCCTGCTGTTGCTGGTGTCCAGCGCGATCGGCGTCGAGGTCATCGCCCGGCACGGCTCGGCGGCGCAGAAGCAGGAGTGGCTGACCCAGCTCTCGGACGGCAGCGTCAAGATGGCGTTCGCGATCACCGAGCCGGATGCCGGATCGAACTCGCACCGGATCACCACCACCGCGGTGCGCGACGGTGACGACTACCTGATCTCCGGGAGCAAGTACTACATCTCCGGTGTCGACGAATCGGCCGCGATCCTGACGGTCGTCCGCACCGGGGTGGACGAAATCACGGGCAAGGCCAGGATGTCGCTGTTCATCGTGCCCACCGATGCCCCGGGTCTGACCGCGAACGTGCTCCCGGTCGCCGCGCAGATTCCGGACAAGCAGTTCACCGTGTTCTTCGACCAGGTCAGAGTCCCGGCCTCGGCCCTGATCGGCGCCGAGGGCGAGGGGCTGCGTCCGCTGTTCGACGGGCTGAACCCGGAACGGATCGCCACCGCTGCCCTCTGTGTCGGGATCGGCCGGTACGCCGTCGAGGTGGCGGCGGCCTACGCCAAGACCCGCGACGTGTGGGGCACACCGATCGGCAGCCACCAGGGGGTCTCGCACCCGCTGGCCCGGGCGAAGATCGCGGTGGAGGTGGCTGCGCTGATGACGGCCAAGGCCGCGTGGCAGCACGACCGGGGACTGCCGGCCGGCGAGGCCTCGAACATGGCCAAGTTCGCGGCTTCGGAAGCCGCCATCGCGGCGGTCGATGCCGCCATCCAGACCCACGGAGGCAACGGGCTGAGCGTCGAATACGGGCTGGTGCCGCTCTGGGGCATGGCCCGCCTGCTGCGCATCGCCCCGGTGAACAGCGAGATGGTGCTCAACTACGTGGCCCAGCACACGCTCGGTCTGCCCAGGTCCTACTAG
- a CDS encoding nicotinate-nucleotide--dimethylbenzimidazole phosphoribosyltransferase encodes MTVEFGQVTPPHLGGSAPAPHPLLGTFGPLIRLLEACALPGHGVLERPRLVVFAGDHGVSSLGVSAHPATETARRATDLAGGSGPICSIASGADVGVKVVDVAVDANLTDTGVDTSLKVRRSSGRIDIEDALTYYEIDAALLAGKQIADAEIDAGADLLIGTLCGVGSSTATAVVVAGLTGMEPVEATSRGSGIGDAAWIRKVAAVRDALYRTRLAGTDAHTMLRLAGGADLAALTGFIAQAAVRGILVMIDDVPSTAAALLANRIAPGADAYVVATSLSQERSHRRLLDLLGRDPLTAWSLRLGDAAGALLLVPTVRAVARSAADADADAGSSRTEDAIDDWDPDLF; translated from the coding sequence GTGACTGTCGAATTCGGCCAGGTGACACCGCCGCACCTGGGCGGCAGTGCCCCGGCACCACACCCGTTGCTGGGCACGTTCGGTCCCCTGATCCGCCTGCTGGAGGCCTGCGCACTACCCGGGCACGGCGTCCTGGAGCGTCCGCGCCTGGTGGTCTTCGCCGGCGATCACGGGGTCTCCTCCCTCGGCGTGTCGGCTCACCCGGCCACGGAGACCGCCCGCCGGGCCACCGACCTGGCCGGCGGGAGCGGGCCGATCTGTTCCATTGCGTCGGGGGCGGACGTGGGGGTCAAGGTGGTCGACGTCGCCGTGGACGCCAACCTCACCGACACCGGGGTGGACACCTCGCTGAAGGTCCGGAGGTCATCGGGCCGGATCGACATCGAGGACGCGCTGACCTACTACGAGATCGACGCGGCACTGCTGGCCGGCAAGCAGATCGCCGACGCCGAGATCGACGCCGGAGCCGACCTGCTGATCGGGACGCTCTGCGGCGTCGGGTCCAGTACCGCGACCGCGGTGGTGGTGGCCGGCCTGACCGGGATGGAGCCCGTCGAGGCGACGTCCCGTGGGTCGGGGATCGGGGACGCGGCCTGGATCCGCAAGGTCGCCGCCGTCCGGGACGCCCTCTACCGGACCCGTCTCGCCGGTACGGATGCTCACACCATGCTGCGGCTGGCCGGCGGCGCCGACCTCGCTGCTCTGACCGGCTTCATCGCGCAGGCCGCCGTGCGCGGGATCCTGGTCATGATCGACGACGTACCCAGCACGGCGGCCGCACTGCTGGCCAACCGCATCGCGCCGGGGGCCGATGCCTACGTCGTGGCCACCTCCCTGTCCCAGGAGCGCAGCCACCGCCGGTTGCTCGACCTGCTCGGCCGGGACCCGCTGACCGCTTGGTCCCTGCGGCTGGGCGACGCCGCCGGGGCCCTGCTGCTGGTCCCGACGGTGCGGGCGGTCGCGAGATCAGCGGCCGACGCCGACGCCGACGCGGGCAGCAGCAGAACCGAGGACGCGATCGACGACTGGGATCCCGACCTGTTCTGA
- a CDS encoding YqjF family protein: protein MVVHAVAPPLSGASLSAQHWENLTFLHWPVEPAAVTEFMPPGVRPDVIDGFTYVALVPFQMRGAGPGGRLPVPYFGDFCETNVRLYSVDEQGRSGIVFRTLEADRLATVLLARFGLGLAYTWSKMSAVHAGDLWRYESARRWPRSGRAPLRSALTIRVGDPVEPTPLEIWLTARWGLHTRLAGRTVWIPNEHGAWPLRSAEILDLRDDLVDGVGVPVAGDMLRPLFSPGVRTTFGLPTVVTG, encoded by the coding sequence ATGGTGGTGCATGCGGTCGCTCCGCCGCTGTCGGGAGCCTCGCTGTCGGCGCAGCACTGGGAGAACCTGACGTTCCTGCACTGGCCGGTGGAGCCGGCCGCGGTGACGGAGTTCATGCCGCCCGGGGTGCGGCCCGATGTCATCGACGGCTTCACCTACGTCGCGCTGGTGCCGTTCCAGATGCGCGGCGCCGGACCCGGTGGCCGACTTCCGGTCCCGTACTTCGGTGACTTCTGCGAGACCAACGTCCGGCTGTACTCGGTCGACGAGCAGGGCCGCAGCGGCATCGTGTTCCGGACGCTGGAGGCCGATCGACTGGCGACCGTGCTGCTGGCCAGGTTCGGTCTCGGTCTGGCCTACACGTGGTCGAAGATGAGCGCCGTGCACGCCGGGGACCTGTGGCGCTACGAGTCGGCCCGGCGCTGGCCGAGATCGGGGCGGGCCCCGCTCCGCAGCGCGCTGACCATCCGGGTGGGCGATCCGGTCGAACCCACTCCGCTGGAGATCTGGCTGACCGCACGGTGGGGCCTGCACACCCGGCTCGCCGGACGCACCGTCTGGATCCCCAACGAGCACGGTGCGTGGCCCCTGCGTTCGGCCGAGATCCTGGATCTGAGGGACGATCTCGTCGACGGGGTCGGCGTTCCGGTTGCCGGGGACATGCTCCGGCCGCTGTTCTCCCCCGGGGTCAGGACGACCTTCGGCCTGCCGACCGTCGTCACCGGCTGA